The following proteins come from a genomic window of Malus domestica chromosome 02, GDT2T_hap1:
- the LOC103449645 gene encoding protein phosphatase 1 regulatory inhibitor subunit PPP1R7 homolog, protein MADQTEAPPPGQNPVDHDDQTADDDPSSTVLDLTSFQLHDLDSVELPPSLTELDLTANRLTGLDPRIATLSNLKKLSLRQNLIEDAAVEPISGWDALSGLEELVLRDNKLGKIPDVSIFTKLLVFDVSFNEITLLHGLAKVTSTLKELYVSKNEVTKIEEIEHLHELLILELGSNRLRVMENLQTLTKLQELWLGRNRIKVVNLCGLKCIKKLSLQSNRLTSMTGFEECVALEELYLSHNGISKMEGLSTLVNLRVLDVSNNKLTSVEGIESLTMLEDLWLNDNSIESLEGFAEVLAGSREKLTTIYLEKNPCAKSPNYATTLRQIFPNIEQIDSHMFA, encoded by the exons ATGGCCGACCAGACTGAAGCGCCACCGCCGGGTCAGAATCCCGTAGATCACGATGATCAGACGGCGGACGACGATCCGTCCTCGACGGTCCTCGATCTCACCAGCTTCCAGCTCCACGACCTCGACTCGGTCGAGTTACCGCCGAGTCTAACAGAGTTAGACCTGACGGCGAACCGCCTCACCGGTTTGGACCCTCGGATTGCGACCCTCTCCAACCTCAAAAAGCTCTCTCTCCGTCAGAACCTCATCGAAGACGCCGCCGTCGAACCGATCTCCGGCTGGGACGCCCTCTCCGGTCTCGag GAGTTGGTGCTGAGGGATAATAAGCTCGGGAAAATACCTGATGTCAGCATATTCACGAAGCTTCTGGTTTTCGACGTTTCGTTCAACGAGATTACATTGTTACATGGATTGGCCAAGGTCACCAGTACCCTCAAGGAGCTGTACGTGTCTAAAAATGAAGTCACCAAGATTGAAGAAATTGAGCACCTCCACGAGCTTCTGATTCTCGAGCTCGGTTCGAATCGATTGCGG GTGATGGAGAATTTGCAGACCTTGACAAAATTGCAGGAGCTGTGGCTGGGGCGGAATCGGATTAAGGTGGTGAATTTGTGTGGGTTGAAATGCATCAAGAAGCTGAGCTTGCAAAGCAATCGGTTAACTTCAATGACGGGATTTGAG GAGTGCGTTGCTCTAGAGGAGTTGTACTTGAGCCATAATGGTATTTCAAAAATGGAAGGCCTCTCAACATTAGTCAACCTACGTGTCCTGGATGTATCGAATAATAAGCTAACATCGGTGGAGGGTATAGAAAGCCTAACAAT GTTAGAAGATCTATGGCTTAATGACAACAGCATAGAGTCACTTGAAGGCTTTGCCGAGGTTCTTGCTGGTTCAAGAGAGAAGCTCACTACCATCTATCTCGAAAAAAACCCATGT GCAAAGTCTCCAAACTATGCTACTACCTTGAGACAAATCTTCCCAAATATCGAGCAAATTGATTCTCATATGTTTGCATAA
- the LOC103449635 gene encoding SNW/SKI-interacting protein A-like, whose product MTSLKELIPPPAATTTTYYDHSNDPWFKQRFSSAEAERSAAVVKPNPVPQYLKRQGFVPRKVEDFGEGGAFPEIHIAQYPLGMGRDKLSKPGTKILPVSVDANGEIAYDAIVKQNENSRKIVYSQHKDIVPKILKDAEEEMEEDEDEEEQKVIEETTAETKAALEKIVNVRLSAAQPKNVAKQSSESQYIKYKPSQKSEAFNSGAKERIIMMNEMPVDPLEPPKFKHKRVPRASGSPPVPVMHSPPRPVTVKDQQDWKIPPCISNWKNPKGYTIPLDKRLAADGRGLQDVQINDNFAKLSESLYVAEQKAREAVAMRSKVQKEMLMKEKEKKEQELRALAQKARSERTGAAPPAAVPMASDRTAMDTDMRGDYGRPTREKEMDYPKGTREKEEERIGRDKIREERRKERERERRLEAKDVAVGKKSKITRDRDRDISEKVALGMASAGAGKGGEVMYDQRLFNQEKGMDSGFATDDQYNVYDKGLFTAQPTLSTLYRPKKDVDGEMYGGADEQLDKIMKTDRFKPDRGFGGAAERAGPRDRPVEFEKDAVEEADPFGLDQFLTEVKKGGKKALDKVGTGGTMRASGGSSMRDAYEGGSSRTRIGFERGR is encoded by the coding sequence ATGACGTCTCTGAAGGAGCTGATTCCGCCGCCGGCGGCAACCACAACGACTTATTACGACCACTCGAACGATCCGTGGTTCAAGCAGCGGTTCAGTTCTGCCGAGGCAGAAAGATCTGCAGCTGTCGTTAAACCTAATCCTGTGCCTCAGTACTTGAAACGTCAAGGCTTTGTTCCTAGGAAGGTGGAGGATTTCGGGGAAGGCGGTGCTTTCCCGGAGATTCACATTGCTCAGTACCCTCTTGGCATGGGCAGGGACAAGTTGTCGAAACCCGGGACGAAGATTCTTCCAGTTTCGGTTGATGCGAATGGGGAGATTGCGTATGATGCTATTGTTAAGCAGAATGAGAACTCGAGAAAGATTGTGTATTCTCAGCATAAGGATATTGTGCCAAAAATTTTGAAGGATGCGGAAGaggagatggaagaggatgaggatgaggaggagcAGAAGGTGATTGAAGAAACGACGGCAGAAACAAAAGCTGCGCTTGAGAAGATTGTGAATGTGAGATTGAGCGCTGCACAGCCGAAAAATGTGGCCAAGCAGTCGTCAGAATCGCAATATATCAAGTATAAACCGTCACAGAAATCGGAGGCATTTAATTCTGGTGCCAAGGAGAGGATTATCATGATGAACGAGATGCCTGTGGATCCACTTGAGCCTCCGAAGTTCAAGCATAAGCGTGTTCCGAGGGCTTCTGGATCCCCACCTGTCCCGGTCATGCATTCCCCTCCTCGGCCGGTGACTGTGAAAGACCAGCAGGATTGGAAGATTCCACCTTGTATTTCAAACTGGAAGAACCCAAAAGGGTATACAATTCCATTGGACAAACGTCTTGCAGCTGATGGGAGAGGCCTTCAAGATGTTCAGATTAATGATAATTTTGCAAAGCTCTCTGAGTCTTTGTATGTTGCGGAGCAGAAGGCTAGAGAGGCAGTTGCTATGAGATCTAAAGTTCAGAAGGAAATgttgatgaaggagaaagaaaagaaagagcagGAGTTGAGGGCATTAGCGCAGAAAGCGCGTTCTGAGAGAACAGGTGCTGCGCCCCCTGCAGCTGTTCCAATGGCTTCTGACAGAACAGCCATGGATACTGATATGAGAGGGGATTATGGGCGTCCAACAAGGGAAAAGGAAATGGATTATCCAAAGGGGacaagagaaaaggaagaagagaggaTTGGGAGGGACAAGATCCGCGAAGAGCGGcgcaaagagagagaaagggagagaaggtTGGAGGCCAAAGATGTAGCAGTGGGGAAGAAAAGTAAAATTACGAGAGATAGAGATCGTGATATTAGCGAGAAAGTTGCTCTTGGCATGGCTTCGGCGGGAGCAGGCAAAGGGGGAGAGGTTATGTATGATCAGAGGCTATTCAACCAGGAGAAAGGAATGGACTCCGGGTTTGCCACTGATGACCAGTACAATGTTTACGACAAAGGCTTGTTTACTGCTCAGCCGACACTCTCAACTCTATACAGGCCTAAAAAGGATGTTGATGGTGAAATGTATGGCGGTGCTGATGAGCAGTTGGATAAGATTATGAAGACTGATCGCTTCAAACCCGACAGAGGATTTGGAGGAGCTGCTGAGAGGGCAGGGCCAAGAGATAGACCAGTCGAGTTTGAGAAGGATGCTGTGGAAGAAGCTGATCCATTTGGTCTTGACCAGTTCTTGACAGAGGTGAAGAAGGGCGGCAAGAAAGCGCTTGATAAGGTTGGAACAGGAGGAACAATGAGAGCAAGTGGCGGCTCTTCCATGCGAGATGCCTATGAAGGCGGCTCCAGCAGAACTCGTATTGGCTTTGAAAGGGGTCGCTAA
- the LOC103452876 gene encoding SNW/SKI-interacting protein A-like, producing MAALKQSSASGGDRAATFYDHPNDPWGKQRYGGSAVAEERPAAAVVKHNPIPQYPKRKGFVPRKVEDFGDGGAFPEVHIAQHPLGMGRNMSKSGTSILPVSVHADGKIAYDALVKQNENSKKIVYSQYKDLVPKILKNEDEVMVEKDEDEELQKEVEETAAETRAALEKIVNAKLGAAQPNNVAKQSTDSKLIKYRSSQKSAAFNSGAKERMIKMVEMPVDPLEPPKFKHKRVPRPSGSPPVPVMHSPPRPVSEKDKKGWNIPPCVSNWKNPKGYTIPLDKRLAADGRGLQDVQVNYDNFDKFSEALYVAEKKAKEALAMRSKVHEEIIIKVKERKEQEFRELARKARFERIGGVSVSIDPSGKGGMETDMPKETREEREGRLERNKIRKEMHVERERKRRLEAKDGATGKKSRVTTDRDRDVSEKVALGMANVGGAGGGGGEVMYDHRLFNQEKGMDSGFATDDQYNIYDKGLFAAQPMLSTLYRPKKDVDSEMYGGADEHLDKITKTDRFKPDKGFEGTAERASERRDGPVESEADIFGLDRLMTKMKNKGEKPTDKVRTGGTMRASACGSSMQDGYQTGSKRRTRIKLF from the coding sequence ATGGCGGCTCTGAAACAGTCTTCCGCTTCCGGCGGCGATCGCGCAGCAACTTTCTACGATCACCCGAATGATCCGTGGGGCAAGCAGCGCTATGGCGGTTCTGCCGTGGCGGAAGAAAGACCTGCTGCTGCTGTCGTCAAACATAACCCTATACCTCAATACCCGAAGCGTAAAGGGTTTGTTCCTAGGAAGGTAGAGGACTTTGGCGACGGCGGTGCGTTCCCGGAGGTTCACATAGCTCAGCACCCTCTAGGCATGGGCAGGAACATGTCGAAATCTGGAACGAGTATTCTTCCAGTTTCAGTTCATGCCGACGGGAAAATTGCGTATGATGCCCTTGTTAAGCAGAACGAGAACTCGAAAAAAATTGTCTACTCCCAATACAAGGATCTCGTGCCGAAAATTTTGAAGAATGAGGATGAGGTGATGGTCGAGAAAGATGAGGACGAGGAGTTGCAGAAGGAGGTTGAAGAAACTGCAGCGGAAACGAGAGCGGCGCTGGAGAAGATCGTGAATGCGAAATTGGGCGCTGCACAACCGAACAACGTGGCAAAGCAGTCGACAGACTCGAAACTGATCAAGTATAGGTCGTCGCAGAAATCGGCGGCATTTAATTCTGGCGCCAAGGAGAGGATGATAAAGATGGTGGAGATGCCAGTGGACCCACTAGAGCCTCCGAAGTTTAAGCACAAGCGTGTTCCTAGGCCTTCCGGTTCCCCACCCGTGCCGGTCATGCATTCACCTCCTCGACCGGTGAGTGAGAAGGACAAGAAGGGCTGGAATATTCCTCCGTGTGTTTCGAACTGGAAGAACCCAAAAGGGTATACAATTCCGTTGGACAAACGTCTTGCGGCTGATGGGAGAGGGCTTCAAGATGTTCAGGTGAATTACGATAATTTTGACAAGTTTTCTGAGGCTTTGTATGTAGCGGAGAAGAAGGCTAAAGAGGCATTGGCTATGAGATCTAAAGTTCACGAAGAAATTATTATCAAGgtgaaggaaaggaaggagcaGGAGTTTAGGGAATTAGCTCGGAAGGCTCGTTTTGAAAGAATTGGTGGCGTATCGGTATCCATTGACCCATCTGGCAAAGGAGGAATGGAGACCGATATGCCAAAGGAGACAAGGGAGGAAAGAGAAGGGAGGTTGGAGCGGAACAAAATTCGCAAGGAGATGCATGTAGAGAGGGAAAGGAAGAGAAGGTTGGAGGCAAAAGATGGCGCAACGGGGAAGAAGAGTAGGGTTACAACAGATAGAGATCGGGATGTTAGCGAGAAAGTTGCCCTAGGCATGGCTAATGTTGGAGGTGCAGGCGGCGGAGGGGGAGAAGTTATGTATGATCATAGGCTGTTCAACCAGGAGAAAGGAATGGACTCCGGTTTTGCCACAGATGACCAGTACAATATATATGACAAGGGCTTGTTTGCTGCTCAGCCGATGCTCTCAACCTTGTACAGGCCGAAAAAAGATGTTGATAGTGAAATGTATGGCGGCGCGGATGAGCATTTGGATAAGATTACGAAGACTGATCGCTTCAAACCGGACAAAGGGTTTGAAGGAACTGCTGAGAGGGCGTCAGAAAGAAGAGATGGACCTGTCGAGTCTGAAGCCGATATATTTGGTCTAGACCGGCTAATGACAAAGATGAAGAACAAGGGCGAGAAACCCACGGACAAGGTTAGAACAGGAGGGACGATGAGAGCAAGTGCCTGCGGGTCTTCGATGCAAGATGGTTATCAAACGGGCTCCAAAAGAAGAACTCGTATCAAGCTTTTCTGA